One segment of Nostoc piscinale CENA21 DNA contains the following:
- a CDS encoding ferredoxin-thioredoxin reductase variable chain: MAVEMLVEPQKLGVNALMKVGDRVRVVQSVVVYHHPEHRSQAFDLEGSEGDVVDIVTQWQGRPVSANLPVLVQFNKKFKAHLREKELEII, encoded by the coding sequence ATGGCTGTGGAGATGCTTGTAGAACCGCAAAAGCTAGGTGTAAATGCTCTTATGAAAGTTGGCGATCGCGTCCGTGTTGTACAATCGGTGGTAGTTTACCATCACCCTGAACATCGCTCTCAAGCTTTTGACCTTGAAGGCTCAGAAGGTGATGTTGTGGATATTGTGACTCAATGGCAAGGTAGACCAGTCAGTGCTAACTTGCCTGTATTAGTTCAGTTTAATAAAAAATTTAAAGCCCACTTGCGCGAAAAGGAGTTAGAAATCATCTAA
- a CDS encoding YdcF family protein, protein MFLYLSKLLPLFFYPLGLASISLVVALMTIRKKPRIATGAIALGLVLLLFCSNAWVAKALVRSLEWQNIPSQQMPNAEAIVVLGGATKSASFPRPEVDLSESGDRVIYAAQLYRQKKAPLIILSGGRIDWRGSGKPESTDMASILTSIGIPAQAIIEEPNSLNTYQNAVNVKQILQSRNIKQILLVTSAMHMPRSLKIFQRQGIDAIPASTDFLVTQGELQELVSTPKAAFLNLLPDTDNLHQFTSALKEYIGSFIYRLRGWL, encoded by the coding sequence ATGTTTTTATACCTTTCCAAGTTGTTACCACTGTTCTTTTATCCCTTGGGATTGGCGAGTATTAGTTTGGTAGTAGCTTTGATGACAATCAGGAAAAAACCGCGCATAGCGACAGGTGCGATCGCCTTGGGGTTAGTTTTATTGCTATTTTGTAGTAATGCTTGGGTGGCTAAGGCACTGGTGCGATCGCTAGAATGGCAAAATATACCGTCTCAGCAAATGCCAAATGCAGAAGCAATTGTGGTTTTGGGTGGTGCGACTAAATCAGCTTCTTTCCCCAGACCAGAAGTTGATTTGAGTGAATCAGGCGATCGGGTAATTTATGCAGCACAGTTATATCGGCAAAAAAAAGCCCCTTTGATTATTCTCAGTGGTGGTCGTATTGATTGGCGTGGTAGTGGGAAACCAGAATCAACAGATATGGCCAGTATTTTGACATCTATTGGTATCCCAGCACAAGCAATTATTGAGGAACCAAATTCTCTCAACACTTATCAAAATGCTGTAAATGTCAAACAAATTTTGCAATCTCGTAATATCAAACAAATATTATTAGTAACTTCAGCTATGCACATGCCGCGATCGCTTAAAATTTTCCAACGTCAAGGTATTGATGCTATCCCCGCATCGACTGACTTTCTGGTAACTCAAGGCGAATTGCAAGAACTTGTTAGTACGCCTAAAGCAGCCTTCCTGAATTTATTACCCGACACGGATAACTTACATCAATTCACTAGTGCTTTGAAAGAATATATTGGTAGTTTTATTTATCGCTTACGTGGTTGGCTTTAA
- a CDS encoding DOMON-like domain-containing protein, which produces MNAQKFTLQPFESDNLLPDVQIIGNIARNDYQLMISYNLIGNLTNIIIAPPSDTPTRKDGLWEDTCFEFFVGIKDSECYWEFNLSPAKHWNVYRFTGYRQGMEAETALTTLPFSIDHQAEIFTLNLDLDLVKIVASNQDIDVAITTVVKQKNHQVSYWALAHKGAEPDFHLRDSFLIRL; this is translated from the coding sequence ATGAACGCGCAAAAATTCACCTTACAACCTTTTGAATCTGACAATTTGCTACCAGATGTCCAAATCATTGGTAATATTGCCCGCAATGATTATCAACTAATGATTAGCTACAACCTAATCGGTAATTTAACAAATATTATCATTGCTCCACCGTCAGATACGCCCACCCGCAAAGATGGACTCTGGGAAGATACCTGTTTTGAGTTTTTTGTAGGAATCAAAGACTCAGAATGCTATTGGGAATTTAACCTTTCTCCGGCTAAACACTGGAATGTGTATCGTTTTACAGGTTATCGTCAAGGAATGGAGGCGGAAACGGCTTTGACAACTCTGCCATTCAGTATTGACCATCAAGCTGAGATTTTTACCCTGAATTTAGATTTAGACTTGGTTAAAATTGTGGCATCTAACCAAGATATTGACGTAGCAATCACGACTGTAGTTAAACAAAAAAATCATCAAGTGTCTTATTGGGCGTTAGCGCATAAAGGTGCTGAACCTGATTTTCACTTGCGGGATAGTTTTTTAATTCGCTTGTAA
- a CDS encoding phosphotransferase enzyme family protein produces MATVISQQSVEKLVGIAEQFVLQGKVKNVTAFGSGNINDTFLVTLDGANTQHFVLQRINTQVFRQPQLIMQNMRIFSDHVYQRLQCIPLNRRWEVPRVLSTQDAQDYCIDAGGDFWRAISFIQDSQSFDTMPNIEYAQEIGYALGMFHNLISDLPPEKLADTLAGFHITPRYLGHYQEVLAKTSPKSSPEVNYCLQFVSDRTNFANILENAKAQGLLPLRLMHGDPKINNVLFDTFTQKAVGVIDLDTVKPGLIHYDIGDCLRSGCNPAGEETEDWDSVDFDTDLCAGILQGYLAVAKAFLTENDYAYMYDGIRLIAFELGLRFFTDYLAGNVYFKVKHPEHNLARAIVQFKLTESIESQETQIRQIIQDMK; encoded by the coding sequence ATGGCAACAGTTATCAGTCAGCAAAGCGTCGAGAAGTTAGTTGGCATTGCCGAGCAGTTTGTACTTCAGGGTAAGGTTAAGAATGTCACAGCATTTGGCAGTGGGAATATTAATGACACTTTTTTAGTGACTCTCGATGGTGCAAACACACAGCATTTTGTTTTACAACGCATCAACACCCAAGTATTCCGCCAGCCGCAACTGATTATGCAGAATATGCGGATTTTTAGCGATCATGTTTATCAGCGTTTGCAATGTATACCTCTCAATCGTCGTTGGGAAGTACCACGGGTGTTGTCAACTCAGGATGCTCAAGATTATTGCATTGATGCTGGGGGTGATTTTTGGCGAGCCATTAGCTTTATTCAAGACTCACAGTCTTTTGATACAATGCCAAATATCGAATATGCCCAGGAAATTGGCTATGCCTTGGGGATGTTTCATAATTTGATTAGTGATTTACCACCAGAAAAATTAGCCGATACTCTTGCGGGTTTCCACATTACACCGCGATACCTGGGTCATTATCAAGAAGTTTTAGCCAAGACTAGTCCAAAATCATCACCAGAAGTTAATTATTGCTTGCAGTTTGTGAGCGATCGCACTAATTTTGCCAATATCCTAGAAAATGCTAAAGCTCAAGGTTTACTGCCATTACGCTTGATGCACGGCGACCCTAAAATTAATAACGTCTTATTTGATACATTTACTCAAAAAGCTGTCGGTGTAATTGACTTAGATACCGTCAAGCCAGGATTAATACATTACGACATTGGTGACTGTTTGCGCTCTGGTTGCAATCCGGCTGGTGAAGAAACTGAAGATTGGGATAGTGTTGATTTTGATACAGATTTGTGTGCAGGAATTTTACAAGGTTATCTGGCGGTAGCTAAGGCGTTTTTGACAGAAAATGATTACGCCTATATGTACGATGGCATTCGGTTGATTGCCTTTGAATTAGGATTACGATTTTTTACCGATTACTTAGCTGGGAATGTTTATTTTAAAGTCAAGCATCCAGAACATAACTTAGCAAGGGCGATCGTGCAGTTTAAGCTAACCGAAAGTATTGAATCCCAAGAAACCCAAATTCGCCAGATTATTCAGGATATGAAATGA
- a CDS encoding carotenoid oxygenase family protein, producing MTTTAVNPYLDGNFAPISAEITAENQQVIGELPPELSGMFVRNGPNPQYSPIGQYHWFDGDGMLHGVRISGGKAVYRNRYVQTQKWQTEHEAGKAILTGLLEPPQTDAPPISRNTANTALVWHGGQLLAVWEAGAPHTIQVPELKTIGEHTYNGKLVSPFTAHPKVDPITGEMVFFGYSVMPPYLQYGIVSAAGELLSTVPIEIPEPVMMHDFAITEDYTIFMDLPLTFNPARMQQGKPMIMFECDRPSRFGILPRHGDNSKIQWFESPSCYVFHTLNAYQQGDEVVLIACRMSSTSVLGFNGVDDPDANIPRLHQWRFNLKTGAVSESRLDDIAGEFPRVNENLLGRQTRYGYVNKSAPTPVPLFDGVIKYDFDRGTSQIHEFGQGRYGGESIFAPRPHATAEDDGWLMTFVHDETANTSELLVMNAQDITGEPVARVLIPQRVPYGFHAAWVTEKQLQGF from the coding sequence ATGACCACAACAGCAGTGAATCCTTATCTTGATGGCAATTTTGCACCAATTTCAGCAGAAATTACGGCGGAAAACCAGCAAGTAATTGGTGAACTACCACCAGAACTCTCAGGGATGTTTGTACGAAATGGCCCTAACCCGCAATATTCACCTATTGGTCAGTATCACTGGTTTGATGGAGACGGGATGCTGCACGGTGTCAGAATTAGTGGAGGTAAGGCGGTTTATCGCAACCGTTATGTGCAGACGCAAAAATGGCAAACTGAACATGAAGCGGGTAAAGCAATATTGACTGGGTTGCTTGAACCACCACAAACAGATGCACCGCCAATATCGAGAAATACAGCCAATACTGCCTTAGTGTGGCATGGTGGTCAGTTGTTAGCCGTTTGGGAAGCGGGTGCGCCTCATACAATTCAAGTACCTGAGTTAAAGACAATTGGCGAACACACTTATAATGGCAAACTTGTTTCTCCGTTTACGGCACACCCAAAGGTAGATCCAATTACGGGTGAAATGGTGTTCTTTGGCTATTCAGTTATGCCGCCATATTTACAATACGGCATAGTTTCCGCCGCCGGGGAGTTGTTATCAACTGTACCGATTGAAATTCCTGAACCTGTGATGATGCACGACTTTGCCATTACAGAAGACTATACAATTTTCATGGATTTACCCTTGACCTTCAATCCAGCACGGATGCAGCAGGGAAAACCCATGATCATGTTTGAGTGCGATCGCCCCAGTCGTTTTGGCATTCTCCCACGCCACGGTGATAACAGCAAGATTCAATGGTTTGAAAGTCCCTCGTGCTACGTGTTTCATACCCTCAACGCCTATCAACAAGGTGATGAAGTCGTATTAATCGCCTGTCGAATGAGTTCTACTTCTGTGTTGGGTTTTAATGGCGTTGATGATCCTGATGCGAATATTCCCAGACTCCATCAATGGCGGTTTAACCTCAAGACTGGGGCTGTCTCTGAGTCCAGATTAGATGACATAGCTGGAGAATTTCCCCGCGTCAACGAAAACTTGTTGGGACGACAAACTCGCTATGGCTACGTAAATAAAAGCGCACCTACGCCTGTGCCTTTGTTTGACGGTGTAATCAAATACGATTTTGATAGGGGTACATCCCAAATCCATGAATTTGGGCAAGGGCGTTATGGTGGTGAGTCTATATTTGCACCGCGTCCTCACGCCACGGCTGAAGATGATGGCTGGTTAATGACTTTTGTCCATGATGAGACAGCCAATACTTCAGAATTATTGGTGATGAATGCTCAAGATATTACTGGCGAACCTGTAGCGCGAGTGTTAATTCCCCAACGTGTACCTTATGGGTTTCATGCTGCTTGGGTGACTGAGAAACAGTTACAAGGGTTTTAG
- a CDS encoding precorrin-8X methylmutase, with product MNNCSLTIKELTEAVGGGITPRMVRHYHQLGLLPQPVRSPSNYRLYTEQDVIRLQRIVALKQQGFQLNHIRHILEMEPETDTLTAQLQKQYRAIMQQIAQLRQTASALEGLLGRDRHCQIMQAEVLAQLKLLEVETQMGLGGLEQLWSGLDAQVHTHSEAFAESLQCLLPDLSDRSEIEQHLISQLVLACGDVSLASFVRVSAGAIAASRHALSASCEIFVDIPTVAAALDQTRLAHLSCRITTLINNPHITTATEAEQEFWQHQEWQEKLLQVSQGSILVIGYAPSVLLATCTAIKAQKIQPALIIGMPIGFSHAPAAKRQIIQQVTPAITIEGTLGGGLLAATTLNALVESLIEKPNCHCYLSESRS from the coding sequence ATGAATAATTGTTCTTTAACAATCAAAGAACTAACGGAAGCAGTTGGTGGTGGCATTACACCGAGGATGGTACGACATTACCATCAATTAGGTTTGTTGCCGCAACCAGTTAGGTCGCCGAGTAACTATCGTCTCTATACAGAACAAGATGTCATACGGCTGCAAAGAATTGTGGCGTTGAAGCAACAAGGGTTCCAACTCAACCACATCCGCCACATTTTGGAGATGGAACCAGAAACGGACACTTTGACAGCGCAATTACAAAAACAGTATCGGGCGATTATGCAGCAAATTGCCCAATTGCGACAAACTGCCTCAGCCTTAGAAGGATTATTAGGACGCGATCGCCATTGTCAAATTATGCAGGCGGAAGTCTTAGCCCAACTAAAATTGTTAGAAGTTGAAACCCAAATGGGATTAGGCGGGTTGGAACAACTTTGGAGTGGTTTAGATGCCCAGGTACACACCCACTCAGAAGCATTTGCGGAGTCTTTACAATGTTTGTTACCTGATTTATCTGACCGTTCCGAAATTGAACAACACCTAATTTCGCAATTGGTTTTAGCTTGTGGTGATGTGAGTTTAGCATCTTTTGTGAGAGTCAGTGCTGGAGCGATCGCCGCTAGTCGTCACGCCCTATCAGCTAGTTGTGAGATTTTTGTTGATATTCCTACCGTTGCCGCCGCTTTAGATCAAACAAGATTAGCTCATTTAAGTTGTCGCATCACAACTTTAATTAATAACCCCCACATCACCACCGCCACAGAAGCCGAACAGGAATTTTGGCAACATCAAGAATGGCAAGAAAAATTATTACAAGTTTCTCAGGGTAGCATTTTAGTCATTGGTTATGCACCCTCTGTATTGTTAGCAACCTGCACCGCCATCAAAGCCCAAAAAATTCAACCCGCCCTAATCATCGGAATGCCCATCGGCTTTAGCCATGCACCCGCTGCCAAACGCCAAATTATCCAACAAGTAACTCCCGCAATCACCATAGAAGGAACTTTGGGCGGCGGTTTACTAGCAGCCACAACCCTGAATGCCTTGGTTGAGTCACTCATTGAAAAGCCGAATTGTCATTGTTATTTATCGGAGAGTAGAAGCTAA
- a CDS encoding DUF4912 domain-containing protein has translation MGQQQKQDSAIVNLVLSLALATSPMAATWLVSAPVLAQSATDTPSFSLPKTVEDGSTVRVDGSGTLALVNQNMKASFEKQFAGTRVEVANNGTEAAIKAVLDGQADIAAIGRGLTPEEKAQGLEQVRLHREKIAIIVGEENPFKGSLTDRQFARIFRGKSITDWSQLGGRAGKIRVIDRPDSSDTRQALNNYPVFKAAKFATSETATKLTEDNTAEIAKQLGKDGISYARVNQISQLPGVRVLQLHQALPNDPKYPFSQPLVYVYKKNPSPAVAGFLGFALAKPGKQAIETARTEEAEAIAKGESPTLLLAVNPQSTPVTTPQASTVPFTTPAAIATTAPTAAATTGEPQPLASTAPAAIGEQPPQPANAPAATGEQQTPAPAANNPITQGQIPLWWLVLPIAVIAGLLLWMIRTSPSSPPEAEDTPPPTPQPPAPDIAAANEPTAISEPPEVPPTNWANGNGFHNGAKVLEGTIAASTTDAALAVGTGTALGSIIVGKDSNHHHSSDNNDDLSISPWDMEAPAAVVNTAYPPILDRSKTTVNSESSTISEEPEATVETTPEPLEVSPTETEINASIDLPEISDNSTDEDDWGFDLTENLPTTDSQLDPEIEKLNFVADAAEPEPEETEELIVTNSESLPGAGIGDWSGINPPAATEQTSTITTTEILAIADPYSKVVLIPKTHDLAEVTWEISPTALQMLQNAGQSQFILRLYDVTNIDMSYQQPHLVQQYECDIQTSGGSVAIPQTDRDYIAAIGYGNVDDRWVTLAHSDIARVFGSPHITNKAANVVLVDETSSVTLTARTHQLADVSWHISDTSKQMLQNGGIFQLAVRLYDVTNIDMSYQQPQLVQQSEFDFATSDSSLGIPTPDHDYIAEIGYSIVGDRWVSIARSPIVRVFSPLYSEDAHPAIKEQSSHSPIDNSSISLTPRTPKWAYAAWELSEIRKQMLQDAGILQLALRLYDATDIDMSYQQPQLIQQYECEEITHDRYVAIPTSDRDYLIELGYATETEGWVTIARSSAVRIFSRPQRDFWFVADAELIIHGATEPNATVNIAGNPIALKPDGTFHLRVPFSENLIDYIMTAVAADGEKSKTIHKKFSQELPEA, from the coding sequence ATGGGGCAACAACAAAAACAAGATAGTGCGATCGTCAACCTGGTATTATCGTTAGCTTTAGCTACATCTCCGATGGCAGCAACTTGGCTTGTGTCGGCACCAGTGTTGGCACAATCTGCCACTGACACTCCCTCATTTTCGCTGCCAAAAACAGTGGAGGATGGATCTACAGTGCGTGTTGATGGCTCTGGTACCTTGGCGCTGGTGAATCAAAACATGAAGGCAAGTTTTGAGAAACAGTTTGCTGGTACAAGGGTAGAAGTTGCCAACAACGGTACAGAAGCGGCGATTAAAGCTGTACTTGATGGACAAGCTGATATTGCGGCGATTGGGCGTGGTTTAACTCCTGAAGAAAAAGCCCAAGGTTTAGAGCAAGTGCGGTTACACCGCGAAAAAATTGCCATCATTGTCGGTGAAGAAAATCCCTTTAAAGGCAGTTTGACCGATAGACAATTTGCCAGAATTTTCCGTGGTAAAAGTATTACTGATTGGTCACAGTTGGGCGGGCGAGCAGGCAAAATAAGAGTTATTGATCGTCCAGATAGTAGTGATACACGTCAAGCACTCAACAATTACCCAGTCTTTAAAGCGGCAAAATTCGCTACAAGCGAGACGGCTACTAAATTAACGGAAGATAACACCGCCGAAATTGCCAAACAACTGGGTAAAGATGGTATTAGTTACGCCAGAGTGAATCAAATCAGTCAGTTACCTGGGGTGCGGGTACTGCAATTACATCAAGCTTTACCTAATGATCCGAAATATCCTTTTTCTCAACCTTTAGTTTACGTTTATAAAAAGAATCCTAGCCCTGCTGTCGCAGGTTTTCTCGGCTTTGCTTTAGCAAAACCAGGAAAACAAGCAATAGAAACAGCAAGAACAGAAGAAGCAGAAGCGATCGCTAAAGGTGAATCTCCTACCTTGCTGTTGGCTGTCAATCCCCAATCTACACCAGTCACCACACCCCAAGCTAGTACTGTTCCATTTACCACGCCAGCAGCGATCGCCACTACAGCCCCCACAGCAGCAGCAACAACAGGGGAACCGCAACCATTAGCTTCCACCGCCCCAGCTGCTATAGGCGAACAACCACCACAGCCTGCTAACGCCCCAGCCGCTACAGGTGAACAGCAAACTCCTGCACCCGCCGCAAATAATCCCATCACTCAAGGACAAATACCACTATGGTGGTTAGTTCTACCCATAGCGGTAATTGCCGGCTTGTTGTTGTGGATGATTAGAACCAGTCCATCAAGTCCCCCAGAAGCAGAAGACACACCACCCCCAACACCTCAACCACCTGCACCAGATATAGCCGCAGCCAATGAGCCAACAGCAATTAGCGAACCTCCAGAAGTTCCCCCCACTAATTGGGCTAACGGTAATGGGTTTCACAATGGTGCGAAAGTCTTAGAAGGTACGATCGCAGCTTCCACCACAGATGCGGCTTTAGCTGTTGGTACAGGGACGGCGCTCGGTTCTATTATTGTCGGCAAAGACTCCAACCATCATCACAGCTCAGACAATAATGACGATCTCAGCATCTCACCTTGGGATATGGAAGCACCAGCCGCAGTTGTGAATACTGCCTATCCGCCGATTTTAGATAGGTCGAAAACCACAGTCAATTCCGAATCATCAACCATATCTGAAGAGCCAGAGGCCACAGTCGAAACGACTCCAGAGCCATTAGAAGTCAGTCCGACGGAAACAGAAATCAATGCAAGCATCGACTTGCCCGAAATATCTGACAACTCGACAGATGAAGATGATTGGGGTTTTGACCTCACAGAAAATCTGCCAACAACAGACTCACAGCTAGACCCAGAAATCGAGAAATTGAATTTCGTAGCAGATGCAGCAGAACCTGAGCCAGAAGAAACAGAGGAGTTAATTGTGACTAATTCAGAAAGTTTACCAGGTGCAGGGATAGGAGATTGGTCGGGGATAAATCCACCAGCCGCAACCGAGCAAACATCAACTATTACCACCACGGAAATTTTAGCGATCGCCGATCCCTACAGTAAAGTGGTTCTCATCCCCAAAACCCATGATTTAGCAGAGGTGACTTGGGAAATTTCCCCCACCGCCCTACAGATGCTGCAAAATGCTGGACAATCACAATTTATTTTGCGACTGTATGATGTCACCAATATTGATATGAGTTATCAACAGCCCCACTTGGTGCAGCAATATGAATGTGATATCCAGACCTCTGGCGGCTCCGTGGCAATTCCCCAAACTGATCGCGATTATATTGCAGCCATTGGCTATGGCAATGTAGATGATCGCTGGGTAACACTGGCTCATTCTGATATTGCCCGTGTCTTTGGCAGTCCCCATATAACTAATAAAGCCGCTAATGTGGTGTTAGTTGATGAAACCAGCAGCGTAACTCTCACAGCGCGCACACACCAATTAGCTGATGTTTCTTGGCACATTTCTGACACTAGCAAACAAATGTTGCAAAATGGCGGCATTTTCCAATTAGCTGTGCGGCTGTATGATGTCACCAATATTGATATGAGCTATCAACAGCCACAATTAGTACAGCAATCGGAATTTGACTTCGCCACATCCGATAGCTCTTTGGGAATACCCACACCCGATCATGATTACATTGCAGAAATTGGCTATTCTATCGTGGGCGATCGCTGGGTGAGTATTGCACGTTCTCCAATTGTGCGCGTCTTCAGCCCTCTTTATAGCGAAGATGCACATCCCGCAATTAAAGAGCAGTCCTCCCACTCACCCATCGACAACAGTAGTATTAGCCTGACTCCACGCACTCCTAAATGGGCTTATGCGGCTTGGGAACTGTCAGAAATCCGCAAACAAATGCTGCAAGATGCTGGTATTTTGCAATTAGCACTGCGACTTTATGATGCCACTGACATTGATATGAGTTATCAGCAGCCGCAATTAATTCAGCAGTATGAATGCGAAGAAATCACCCATGACCGCTATGTGGCAATTCCCACCAGCGATCGCGATTATCTAATTGAACTTGGCTATGCTACAGAAACCGAAGGTTGGGTAACAATTGCTCGTTCGTCTGCGGTTCGCATCTTCAGCCGTCCCCAACGCGATTTCTGGTTTGTTGCCGATGCCGAGTTAATTATTCACGGTGCAACAGAACCAAATGCAACTGTGAATATTGCCGGGAATCCCATCGCCCTCAAACCCGATGGCACATTTCACCTGCGCGTTCCCTTCTCGGAGAACTTGATTGACTACATCATGACGGCGGTGGCTGCTGATGGCGAAAAATCCAAGACAATTCACAAAAAGTTCTCCCAAGAACTACCAGAAGCATAG
- a CDS encoding carbon dioxide-concentrating mechanism protein CcmK: protein MTLALGMIEVYGVPAAVEAADAMCKAACITFVGYENTDLGRITVLIRGEIGEVNVAVISGLAAIAQVNGGEVLSFHIIPRPHENLEYVLPIHLSANIENFNADIRFPPPLSA, encoded by the coding sequence ATGACACTTGCACTAGGGATGATTGAAGTTTATGGAGTTCCCGCCGCCGTAGAAGCGGCAGATGCTATGTGTAAAGCTGCCTGTATTACTTTTGTTGGTTACGAAAATACTGATTTGGGTAGAATAACTGTACTGATTCGGGGAGAAATTGGCGAAGTTAACGTTGCGGTTATCTCAGGATTAGCAGCAATAGCACAAGTCAATGGTGGCGAGGTACTTTCTTTTCATATTATTCCTCGTCCTCATGAAAATCTAGAATATGTTTTACCCATTCATCTTTCAGCAAATATAGAAAATTTCAATGCAGATATTCGCTTTCCTCCACCCTTGTCAGCGTAA
- a CDS encoding phosphatase PAP2 family protein, translated as MNTDFGSLLGEHSLIRALHTSIKGRARYKVKGLHNSLALKKYLELRLFQKNGILQASANHLTGNVLVLFQPDFSPNAIAWMLQNIVLDYKRSDKQLPPSTAPELIPSKSITPFGLSNAAINQLPSQIIPVAAAFSALSLGTAILNSNGLDTRILLAIQKLHTPLLDQIMVGITSFGEPPLLLLTCLTWEAILLHRRRYLQATTFGMAAVGGISLNFLLKELFVRTRPALWDYIINVNHYSFPSGHAMVSIVVYGCIGYSLSQEFPQWRSQIFTLTVILILAIGFSRLYLGVHWPSDVIAGYAAGLVWLTVCVVYEYLLTQKATAEC; from the coding sequence ATGAACACTGATTTTGGCAGTCTTCTTGGGGAACATTCTTTAATTCGAGCCTTACATACTTCTATCAAAGGTAGAGCTAGATACAAAGTCAAGGGGCTGCATAATTCTCTAGCTCTAAAAAAATATTTAGAATTACGATTATTCCAGAAAAACGGCATTTTGCAAGCCAGTGCGAACCATTTAACAGGCAATGTTTTGGTACTGTTTCAGCCAGATTTTAGTCCCAATGCGATCGCCTGGATGCTACAAAATATTGTTTTAGACTACAAAAGAAGTGATAAACAATTACCCCCCAGCACCGCACCAGAACTTATTCCTAGTAAAAGTATTACTCCATTTGGGCTGTCAAATGCGGCCATCAATCAATTGCCGAGTCAAATAATTCCCGTAGCCGCAGCTTTTTCGGCTTTATCCTTGGGGACAGCAATCTTAAACAGCAATGGCTTAGATACCCGGATTTTATTAGCGATTCAAAAACTACACACGCCTTTATTAGACCAAATTATGGTGGGTATCACTTCCTTTGGTGAGCCACCATTGCTATTGTTGACTTGTTTAACATGGGAAGCAATTCTGCTTCATCGCCGCCGTTACCTCCAAGCTACTACCTTTGGGATGGCAGCAGTTGGTGGAATTAGTTTAAATTTTCTGCTGAAAGAATTGTTTGTCAGGACGCGTCCGGCATTGTGGGATTACATTATTAATGTGAATCATTACAGTTTTCCCAGTGGCCATGCAATGGTGTCAATAGTGGTTTATGGTTGCATCGGCTATTCTTTATCCCAAGAATTTCCCCAATGGCGATCGCAGATTTTCACTTTGACGGTAATTTTAATCTTGGCTATTGGTTTTAGTCGGCTATATTTGGGAGTACATTGGCCTAGTGATGTGATTGCTGGTTACGCCGCCGGTTTAGTTTGGTTGACTGTGTGTGTTGTTTATGAGTATTTGTTAACTCAAAAAGCTACTGCTGAGTGCTGA